A DNA window from Candidatus Protochlamydia naegleriophila contains the following coding sequences:
- a CDS encoding OsmC family protein produces the protein MQRKASAVWQGNLAGGKGTISTESRVLKQTQYSFSTRFENGIGTNSEELLAAAHAGCFSMALSAELGKVGMTPDSLETTATVSIEKSEGGFTITKSHLDLIARIPNADKAKFEAAVKAAELGCPVSKLFKAEISVSAQLTS, from the coding sequence GAAATCTGGCCGGCGGTAAGGGCACTATTTCAACCGAAAGCCGAGTCTTGAAGCAAACTCAATATTCATTTAGTACTCGATTTGAAAATGGCATCGGTACCAATTCGGAAGAGTTATTAGCTGCAGCCCACGCTGGATGCTTCTCCATGGCTCTTTCTGCAGAACTTGGCAAAGTTGGCATGACTCCCGATAGTTTGGAAACAACGGCAACTGTCTCTATTGAGAAGAGTGAAGGGGGCTTTACGATCACAAAAAGCCATCTGGATCTCATTGCTCGCATTCCGAATGCAGATAAGGCGAAATTTGAAGCTGCCGTCAAAGCTGCTGAGCTTGGATGTCCTGTTTCCAAGCTTTTCAAAGCCGAAATCAGCGTCTCAGCACAATTGACTTCTTAA
- a CDS encoding GrpB family protein — protein sequence MNKYLFKAYSPLFPTLFQMEKERLMPYLKNALAIEHVGSTAIPGLGGKGIIDIAVAVKQTDMEAAIPLLQSLGYEFRPTFSTPTRAYFVIFLPDPEETKRRYHLHLTYPESPDWHNLIAFRDHLLNNPQAVQDYAALKQQAALEANHDGEKYRKIKEPMFKAIIRKQENDCR from the coding sequence ATGAACAAGTACCTCTTCAAAGCTTATAGCCCGCTTTTCCCCACTCTCTTTCAAATGGAAAAGGAGAGGCTGATGCCCTACCTTAAAAATGCTTTAGCCATTGAACATGTCGGGAGCACCGCTATCCCAGGCCTTGGAGGAAAAGGAATCATCGATATCGCCGTTGCCGTCAAACAAACAGACATGGAAGCCGCCATCCCACTCTTGCAAAGCCTGGGCTACGAATTCCGGCCCACTTTCAGCACTCCAACGCGCGCCTATTTTGTCATTTTCTTGCCCGATCCAGAAGAAACGAAGAGGAGGTATCATCTCCACCTGACTTACCCAGAAAGCCCTGACTGGCACAACTTGATTGCCTTTAGGGACCATCTGTTAAACAATCCACAGGCCGTTCAAGATTATGCTGCCTTAAAGCAGCAGGCAGCCTTAGAAGCCAATCATGACGGTGAAAAATATCGGAAAATCAAAGAACCCATGTTTAAGGCAATCATTCGCAAACAAGAAAATGATTGCCGATAG